A genomic segment from Paenibacillus sp. FSL K6-1096 encodes:
- the metA gene encoding homoserine O-succinyltransferase: MPIKIPDSLPAKEVLSGENIFVMDESQAFHQDIRPLRIAILNLMPTKETTETQLLRLIGNSPLQVDVVLLHPSSHTSKNTSAEHLKSFYKTFNEISHRRFDGLIVTGAPVEQMEFEDVNYWEELKVIFEWSKQNVTSTMHICWAAQAGLYHHFGVRKVSLPEKCFGVFPHTLSHNNVKLLRGFDEVFHVPHSRHTDVSREDIEANPELQILAESEEAGVYLVATHDGKQIFVTGHSEYDPFSLKWEYDRDIAKGMEVALPKHYYPKDDPTRTPPAVWRAHANLLFSNWLNYYVYQETPYDIGAYI, from the coding sequence ATGCCTATCAAAATTCCCGACAGCCTGCCGGCCAAGGAAGTGTTATCCGGTGAGAATATTTTCGTAATGGATGAGAGCCAGGCCTTTCATCAGGATATCCGTCCCTTGCGGATTGCCATTCTGAATCTCATGCCGACCAAAGAGACCACAGAGACGCAGCTCCTGCGCCTGATCGGAAATTCGCCGCTTCAGGTGGATGTGGTGCTGCTGCATCCAAGCTCCCATACGTCGAAGAATACCTCAGCTGAGCATCTGAAGAGCTTTTACAAAACCTTCAATGAAATCAGCCACCGCCGCTTTGACGGCCTGATCGTCACCGGTGCTCCCGTAGAACAGATGGAATTCGAGGATGTCAACTACTGGGAAGAGCTGAAGGTGATCTTTGAGTGGAGCAAGCAGAATGTAACCTCGACCATGCATATATGTTGGGCTGCGCAGGCAGGGCTGTATCATCACTTCGGCGTGCGCAAGGTCAGCCTGCCGGAGAAATGCTTCGGAGTGTTTCCGCATACGTTGAGCCATAATAATGTCAAGCTGCTGCGCGGCTTCGATGAAGTGTTCCATGTTCCGCATTCCCGCCACACAGACGTCTCCCGTGAGGATATTGAGGCGAATCCCGAGCTGCAGATCCTGGCCGAATCGGAGGAAGCCGGAGTCTACCTGGTGGCTACGCATGACGGGAAGCAGATTTTTGTCACCGGGCATTCGGAATATGATCCGTTCTCGCTGAAATGGGAATACGACCGGGATATCGCCAAAGGCATGGAAGTCGCGCTGCCGAAGCACTACTATCCTAAGGATGATCCGACCCGCACCCCACCGGCTGTCTGGCGCGCCCATGCCAACTTATTATTCTCTAACTGGCTCAATTACTATGTATACCAGGAGACGCCTTACGACATCGGGGCTTATATCTAA
- a CDS encoding SPFH domain-containing protein: protein MKEKLLHPVSGFWVLALIAVCLGGGIYGSVEGYITLPVILFVAAGILCTGISVVQPNSSVVVTFFGRYVGTIASSGMYAVIPFSIRKTVSLRVRNFNSVKLKVNDVEGNPIEIAAVIVFKVINSAKALFDVDKYMAFVEIQSETALRHVASKYPYDNFNETGMSLRANADEIAKELASELQERLSLSGVEVIEARLTHLAYSTEIASTMLQRQQASAILSARQIIVEGAVSMVDMAIRQLKDSGVVELDEERKAAMINNLMVAIVSERGASPVINAGSLY, encoded by the coding sequence ATGAAAGAGAAATTGTTACATCCGGTCAGCGGTTTCTGGGTGCTCGCTTTGATTGCAGTGTGTCTTGGCGGCGGGATCTATGGCTCGGTTGAGGGGTACATAACCCTGCCGGTGATCCTGTTTGTTGCCGCTGGTATTCTGTGTACCGGTATATCAGTGGTTCAGCCGAACAGCTCAGTGGTCGTGACCTTCTTCGGCCGGTACGTGGGGACGATAGCTTCAAGCGGAATGTACGCGGTCATTCCGTTCAGCATCCGTAAGACCGTATCGCTGCGGGTGCGCAACTTCAACAGCGTGAAGCTGAAGGTCAATGATGTGGAGGGGAATCCGATTGAGATTGCTGCGGTGATTGTCTTCAAGGTCATCAACTCGGCGAAGGCGCTGTTTGATGTCGATAAATATATGGCCTTCGTGGAGATCCAGAGTGAGACGGCACTGCGGCATGTCGCCAGCAAGTATCCTTATGACAACTTCAATGAGACCGGCATGTCCCTGCGGGCTAACGCGGATGAGATTGCCAAAGAGCTTGCCTCGGAGCTGCAGGAACGCCTGTCCTTGTCCGGCGTAGAAGTAATCGAAGCCCGGCTGACCCATCTGGCCTATTCCACCGAGATCGCCAGCACGATGCTGCAGCGCCAGCAGGCTTCCGCGATTCTGTCCGCACGCCAGATTATTGTCGAAGGCGCGGTCAGCATGGTCGATATGGCGATCCGCCAGCTGAAGGACAGCGGTGTAGTTGAGCTGGACGAAGAGCGCAAGGCGGCCATGATCAACAATCTGATGGTGGCGATTGTATCTGAACGCGGCGCGAGCCCGGTTATTAACGCCGGCTCGCTGTACTAA
- a CDS encoding bifunctional 2',3'-cyclic-nucleotide 2'-phosphodiesterase/3'-nucleotidase produces the protein MGERRWNKPIASLLATTVLAAQVLGGVFQVPVLAAGKAEASPVIEPGTINLRLMSTTDVHTNVYGWDYFKGAPSATVGLDRTSTLVKAARSEAEGKNNLLLDNGDLIQGTPLGTYMAQISDFKDSEDQIHPIIAAMNLMGYDAATFGNHEFNYGLDYLDRTINGNVSSATYKDSTGAKFPYINANIYNLSDGKNTFEPYKIIDKEVTDSKGNKFTIKVGLLGLVTPQILEWDKVNLEGKVIAKDIVATAEEFVPVMRDKGADVIVAMTHSGFDAAASGENAENVINLLSKVKGIDAITFSHTHKVFPTNGDNSKLDASFKDPSTKLPYNNDIAVVDNVNGHINDTPAVQAGYGGGYLGLIDLKIVHNSDGWAVDKAASKASTRSIAGAAVDTAIEDLAGAAHQATIDYVNQPLGETTAPMNSYFALVQDDPTVQIVTYAQQKYVSNLIHTNDNLSAYRDLPILSVGAPFKAGRNGPDEYTDIKKGDLTIASASDLYLYDNTLKAIVVKGSTVKEWVEMSAGAFNRIKPGISTPQPLLNSAFAVYNFDVIDGIKYTIDVTRNAKYKPDGSINDESSSRVTSITYNDQPLDLKQDFVVVTNNYRASGGGNFPGVKGAHMIIDSQMENRQVLMDYISAAGTVDPTADNNWSIAPIEGNVNVTFTSSPKAAASAPSSITDTGAQDIKGFAIYNLNLKKAVPAPTGDVEVHLLGINDFHGQLDTTSVVNGENVGTAATLAAYLKEARSKYEHSLLFHNGDSVGASAPVSSLERDKPTMEWMNLMKFDVGTLGNHEFDQGVEAMKAQIYGGKDPKNDKVVHNGADFDYINANAVDSSTGKPIITPYVVKEVGGVKIGFIGVVTKATPSKVSPAGTAGVKFLSAEEEVAAIEQYAAELKSKGVNAIIVLAHDPATTKVDPVTKKNVSTGEAVDLANALPADSPVDVIVAGDNHGYANDVVNGKLIVQAYSYGTAFEDIKLIIDGSTGKVKDKKAVVTNTVQSKIQPDAETKALVDFYLNRHPELTQPVGTTDGTVTRTDAYTKEAPLGNLIADAMRHAKFDDGVSEPADFAFMNPGGIRADLPKGNVSFGDLAKIQPFGNTLVKLTLTGEQIKTLLQQQWNVKADGTPDIKTLQISGLKYTANMYLPVGQRVANLTKTDGTPIEMTKSYTAVVNNFMAAGGDNYKVLTQASSSLAGPIDLDVFYGYIKDTFNGGAITAAIEGRITNVEKDPGTVTPSPTPSSNPGSNPGPVVTATPKPTASPSATPSPAATATPAPTATPVPTATPAAAAVFKDLGKVAWAADAINALAAKGIVKGMDGTNFAPAKSVTRAEFVTMLVRSLNLDHAATPASFSDVKQGVWYSSPIAAAVNAGLVKGSGNGKFEPGREITREEMAIMIANALKDQLQPADAVVLGKFTDKAKIAPYAQQAVAQLTEAGIVNGVDVKQFAPKSLANRAQAAVIIFRMLEKTAS, from the coding sequence ATGGGAGAGAGAAGATGGAACAAGCCGATAGCTTCGTTATTGGCTACCACAGTTCTGGCTGCACAGGTGCTGGGCGGAGTATTTCAGGTTCCTGTGCTGGCGGCAGGAAAGGCTGAGGCTTCTCCGGTGATTGAGCCGGGAACCATTAATTTACGTTTGATGAGTACCACTGATGTGCATACGAACGTATACGGCTGGGATTATTTCAAGGGTGCCCCCTCCGCGACTGTTGGTCTGGACCGTACTTCAACCTTGGTAAAGGCTGCGCGCAGTGAAGCAGAGGGAAAGAATAACCTTTTGCTGGACAACGGCGATTTAATTCAAGGCACACCGCTGGGAACGTATATGGCCCAGATTTCTGATTTCAAAGACAGCGAGGATCAGATTCACCCGATCATTGCAGCGATGAACCTCATGGGTTATGATGCGGCAACCTTTGGCAATCATGAATTTAACTACGGACTCGACTATTTGGACCGTACGATTAACGGTAATGTAAGCAGTGCCACTTATAAAGATTCTACGGGTGCTAAATTCCCTTATATCAATGCGAATATTTACAATTTGTCCGATGGTAAAAATACGTTTGAACCGTATAAAATCATCGATAAAGAAGTAACGGACAGCAAAGGCAATAAGTTTACCATTAAAGTCGGCCTCCTGGGTCTGGTTACTCCGCAGATTTTGGAGTGGGACAAGGTGAACCTGGAGGGCAAGGTAATTGCTAAGGATATTGTGGCAACCGCGGAGGAATTCGTGCCTGTAATGAGAGACAAAGGCGCAGATGTCATCGTTGCCATGACGCATTCCGGGTTCGATGCGGCAGCCTCCGGTGAAAATGCGGAGAATGTCATCAACTTGCTGAGCAAGGTTAAAGGCATCGATGCCATTACCTTCTCGCATACCCACAAGGTATTCCCGACAAACGGGGATAACAGCAAGCTGGATGCTTCCTTCAAAGATCCGTCCACCAAGCTTCCTTACAATAATGATATTGCCGTAGTGGACAATGTTAACGGCCATATCAACGACACTCCTGCTGTACAGGCTGGCTATGGCGGAGGCTATCTGGGCCTGATCGACCTGAAGATTGTCCATAACAGCGACGGCTGGGCGGTAGACAAAGCAGCCTCCAAGGCTTCTACGCGCTCTATTGCAGGCGCAGCTGTTGACACGGCTATTGAAGATCTTGCCGGAGCGGCACATCAAGCTACGATTGATTACGTGAATCAGCCGCTCGGTGAGACAACTGCGCCGATGAACAGCTACTTTGCGCTGGTGCAGGATGATCCGACAGTGCAGATTGTAACGTATGCCCAGCAGAAGTATGTTTCTAACCTGATTCATACGAATGATAATCTGTCCGCATACAGAGATCTGCCGATCCTGAGCGTTGGTGCACCGTTTAAGGCTGGACGCAACGGCCCGGATGAATACACAGACATTAAGAAGGGCGACCTTACTATCGCCAGTGCAAGCGATCTGTATCTCTATGACAATACGCTGAAGGCGATTGTAGTGAAAGGCTCGACCGTCAAGGAATGGGTAGAGATGAGTGCTGGTGCGTTTAACCGCATCAAGCCGGGCATCTCCACGCCTCAGCCGCTGCTGAATTCAGCATTTGCTGTATATAATTTCGATGTTATTGACGGCATCAAGTATACAATCGACGTGACCCGCAATGCGAAGTACAAGCCGGACGGCAGCATCAACGATGAGTCCTCCAGCCGGGTAACCTCCATCACTTACAATGACCAACCTCTGGATCTTAAACAGGACTTTGTGGTTGTTACCAACAACTATCGTGCAAGCGGCGGCGGGAACTTCCCGGGCGTCAAAGGCGCGCACATGATCATTGATTCCCAGATGGAGAACCGCCAGGTGTTGATGGACTATATCAGCGCTGCGGGAACCGTTGATCCTACAGCAGACAACAACTGGTCGATTGCTCCTATTGAAGGGAATGTCAATGTGACCTTCACTTCTTCACCTAAGGCAGCGGCATCCGCTCCTTCGAGCATTACAGATACAGGGGCCCAGGATATCAAAGGCTTTGCAATCTACAACCTTAACTTGAAAAAAGCCGTTCCGGCACCAACAGGAGATGTTGAAGTTCACCTGCTGGGCATCAATGACTTCCACGGCCAACTGGACACCACTTCTGTGGTGAACGGGGAAAATGTAGGAACGGCAGCAACACTGGCCGCTTACCTGAAGGAAGCACGGTCCAAATATGAGCATTCTCTGCTGTTCCATAACGGCGACTCTGTGGGTGCATCCGCTCCGGTATCTTCGCTGGAACGCGACAAGCCAACGATGGAATGGATGAACCTCATGAAGTTCGACGTCGGCACCCTGGGGAACCATGAGTTTGACCAAGGTGTTGAGGCGATGAAGGCTCAAATCTATGGCGGCAAGGACCCTAAGAACGATAAGGTCGTCCATAATGGTGCCGATTTCGATTATATCAATGCCAACGCAGTGGACAGCAGCACTGGCAAACCAATTATCACACCTTATGTTGTAAAAGAAGTTGGCGGCGTGAAGATCGGCTTCATCGGGGTTGTGACTAAAGCAACGCCAAGTAAAGTATCGCCAGCCGGAACAGCTGGTGTAAAATTCCTGAGTGCCGAGGAAGAAGTAGCAGCGATTGAGCAGTATGCTGCCGAGCTGAAGAGCAAGGGCGTCAATGCGATCATCGTACTCGCCCATGATCCGGCTACTACCAAGGTTGATCCAGTCACCAAAAAGAATGTATCCACCGGTGAAGCTGTAGATCTGGCCAATGCACTGCCTGCCGACTCTCCGGTTGACGTTATCGTGGCCGGCGACAACCACGGCTACGCTAACGATGTAGTCAACGGCAAGCTGATTGTTCAGGCGTATTCTTACGGAACCGCTTTTGAAGACATCAAGCTGATCATTGATGGGTCTACAGGCAAGGTGAAGGATAAGAAGGCAGTAGTAACAAACACTGTTCAGAGCAAAATTCAACCCGATGCCGAAACCAAGGCACTGGTAGACTTCTACCTGAACCGTCACCCTGAACTGACCCAGCCTGTAGGAACGACAGACGGGACAGTAACACGCACAGACGCATACACCAAGGAAGCTCCGCTGGGCAACCTGATTGCGGACGCTATGCGTCATGCTAAATTCGATGACGGAGTTTCAGAACCTGCTGATTTCGCCTTCATGAATCCGGGCGGTATCCGTGCCGATCTTCCGAAAGGGAACGTATCCTTCGGAGATCTGGCGAAGATCCAGCCGTTCGGCAACACGCTGGTGAAGCTGACCCTGACCGGTGAACAGATCAAGACGCTGCTTCAGCAGCAATGGAATGTGAAGGCAGACGGAACGCCTGACATCAAAACGCTGCAAATCTCCGGCCTGAAATACACAGCCAACATGTATCTTCCGGTTGGGCAGCGTGTGGCTAACCTGACCAAGACAGATGGAACACCGATTGAAATGACGAAGAGCTACACCGCTGTAGTCAATAATTTCATGGCTGCGGGCGGTGACAATTACAAGGTACTGACACAGGCAAGCAGTTCGCTGGCCGGACCGATTGATCTGGATGTGTTCTATGGTTACATTAAGGATACATTCAATGGTGGGGCCATCACCGCCGCCATCGAAGGCCGGATCACGAATGTGGAGAAAGATCCTGGAACGGTGACCCCATCTCCTACGCCTAGCTCCAATCCTGGCTCTAACCCGGGACCGGTTGTGACCGCAACTCCTAAGCCTACAGCGTCGCCTTCGGCTACGCCAAGTCCGGCGGCAACAGCAACACCGGCACCAACAGCAACACCTGTGCCAACCGCTACACCGGCTGCCGCTGCAGTGTTTAAGGATCTGGGCAAGGTTGCCTGGGCTGCAGACGCAATTAATGCGCTCGCTGCCAAAGGAATCGTCAAAGGCATGGACGGCACGAACTTTGCACCGGCAAAGAGTGTCACCCGTGCGGAATTCGTAACGATGCTTGTCCGCTCGCTTAATCTGGACCATGCAGCAACACCTGCATCATTCAGCGATGTGAAGCAAGGGGTCTGGTACTCCAGTCCGATTGCTGCCGCTGTGAATGCAGGGCTGGTCAAAGGCTCCGGCAATGGCAAATTTGAACCTGGCCGTGAGATTACCCGTGAAGAAATGGCTATTATGATTGCTAATGCGCTCAAAGACCAGCTTCAGCCGGCAGATGCCGTAGTATTGGGCAAGTTCACCGACAAAGCCAAAATTGCGCCTTACGCTCAGCAGGCGGTGGCCCAATTGACCGAGGCTGGAATCGTTAACGGTGTGGATGTTAAGCAATTTGCACCAAAGAGTCTGGCGAACCGCGCCCAGGCGGCAGTGATTATCTTCCGTATGCTGGAAAAGACAGCCTCTTAA
- a CDS encoding toxin-antitoxin system HicB family antitoxin — protein sequence MAAKKSFPLRIDPAVHEALERWAGEEFRSVNAHIEYLLRESLKRAGRLPGKKRQEEE from the coding sequence ATGGCGGCCAAAAAAAGCTTTCCGCTGCGGATTGATCCTGCAGTGCATGAAGCGCTGGAACGCTGGGCGGGAGAAGAGTTTCGCAGCGTAAACGCACATATTGAATACTTGCTGCGTGAGTCTTTGAAGCGTGCAGGCCGCTTGCCGGGCAAGAAGCGACAGGAAGAAGAATAG
- the mqnC gene encoding cyclic dehypoxanthinyl futalosine synthase, with the protein MSAIDLILDKALKGERLQLEDTVTLFESNEIEKMGAAADIIMKRWHPEPITTFVIGRNINYTNVCDVYCRFCAFYRRPGSEEGYVLPDEAIYQKIAETVSVNGTEILMQGGTNPNLPFSYYTDILRGIKQRFPDITMHSFSPAEIMKMVEVSGLPLEQVMREIHAAGLDSLPGGGAEILDDRTRRKISRLKGSWREWMDVMQTAHRIGMNTTATMVIGLGESMEERALHLLRVREAQDECIANKYDSEGFLAFISWTFQPDNTNLKLDRQTPEEYLKTVAISRLVLDNIKNFQSSWVTMGPEIGKLSLQYGCNDFGSTMIEENVVSSAGATYKVNIESITQIIREAGKIPAQRNTRYDILRTFEDANAKIDHDFIMQN; encoded by the coding sequence GTGAGTGCAATCGATCTTATTCTGGATAAGGCACTGAAGGGTGAACGTCTTCAGTTGGAAGATACGGTCACATTGTTTGAGAGCAATGAAATTGAGAAGATGGGGGCGGCAGCAGATATTATTATGAAGCGCTGGCACCCGGAGCCGATCACCACATTCGTAATCGGCCGCAATATTAACTACACCAACGTATGCGATGTCTATTGCCGCTTCTGCGCCTTCTACCGCAGACCCGGCTCGGAGGAAGGCTATGTGCTTCCCGATGAAGCTATCTATCAGAAGATTGCCGAGACAGTCAGCGTAAACGGGACTGAGATTCTGATGCAGGGCGGAACGAATCCGAATTTGCCATTCAGCTATTATACGGATATTCTGCGCGGGATTAAGCAACGCTTCCCGGACATTACGATGCACTCCTTCTCCCCGGCAGAGATCATGAAGATGGTGGAGGTCTCCGGCCTGCCGCTGGAGCAGGTAATGCGCGAGATTCATGCCGCCGGGCTGGATTCCCTGCCGGGTGGAGGCGCTGAGATTCTCGATGACCGTACCCGCCGCAAGATCAGCCGGCTGAAGGGCTCCTGGCGTGAATGGATGGATGTCATGCAGACCGCCCACCGGATCGGCATGAACACTACCGCCACGATGGTAATCGGCCTCGGCGAGAGCATGGAGGAGCGGGCGCTGCATCTGCTGCGTGTGCGCGAAGCCCAGGACGAGTGTATTGCGAACAAATATGACTCGGAAGGATTCCTGGCGTTCATCTCCTGGACCTTCCAGCCGGACAATACGAACCTGAAGCTGGACCGCCAGACTCCGGAGGAATATCTGAAGACCGTAGCCATCAGCCGCCTGGTGCTGGATAACATTAAGAACTTCCAGTCCTCGTGGGTCACGATGGGGCCTGAGATCGGCAAGCTCTCGCTGCAATACGGCTGCAATGACTTCGGCAGTACGATGATCGAGGAGAACGTAGTGTCCTCGGCGGGCGCGACCTACAAGGTCAACATCGAGTCGATCACCCAGATCATCCGTGAGGCAGGCAAGATCCCGGCGCAGCGCAATACGCGTTATGACATTCTGCGCACGTTTGAGGATGCGAATGCGAAGATTGATCATGATTTTATTATGCAGAACTAA
- a CDS encoding PLP-dependent transferase — MDEKLRIESRLAQIGSQEDPATGAVNYPVYQSTAFRHPRLGQSTGFDYIRTKNPTRTVLEDAAAALEAGDAGFACASGMAALTTVFTLFGQGDHLVVSLDLYGGTYRLLERILTKYGISASYVDTNDLDALEAARQPGTKAVFIETPTNPLMMITDIEAVCSWARTHGLLTIVDNTLLTPFFQRPLELGADIVVHSATKYLGGHNDVLAGLIVTKGAELSAEMAVLHNSLGAVLAPSDSYQLMKGMKTLALRMERHESNALTIARYLLEHPAIAEVFHPGLPEHPGYAIQNRQSSGNTGIFSFKVKDARYVEPLLRHIRLIAFAESLGGVESLMTYPAIQTHADIPVEIRDAVGVDDRLLRFSVGIEHVDDLIADLGQALEAARLELEN; from the coding sequence ATGGACGAGAAATTGAGAATTGAGAGCAGACTTGCACAGATTGGTTCGCAGGAGGACCCCGCCACCGGAGCGGTGAATTATCCGGTATATCAGTCGACGGCCTTCCGGCACCCGAGACTCGGGCAGAGCACAGGCTTTGACTACATCCGTACCAAAAATCCTACCCGCACTGTGCTCGAAGACGCGGCTGCCGCACTTGAAGCGGGGGATGCGGGCTTCGCGTGTGCCTCCGGGATGGCTGCGCTCACCACCGTGTTCACCTTGTTTGGACAAGGGGATCATCTGGTAGTGTCGCTCGATCTCTACGGCGGGACTTACCGGCTGCTGGAGAGAATTCTCACCAAATATGGCATCAGCGCCTCCTATGTGGATACGAATGACCTTGATGCGCTGGAGGCAGCCCGCCAGCCGGGCACCAAAGCCGTGTTCATCGAGACGCCGACGAATCCGCTGATGATGATTACAGATATTGAAGCGGTGTGTAGCTGGGCACGCACGCACGGGCTGCTCACGATTGTCGATAATACCCTGCTGACCCCGTTCTTCCAGCGTCCGCTGGAGCTTGGGGCAGATATCGTCGTTCACAGCGCGACCAAATACTTAGGCGGACATAACGATGTACTTGCCGGACTCATTGTCACCAAGGGGGCGGAATTGTCGGCGGAAATGGCCGTACTGCACAATTCGCTTGGGGCTGTGCTTGCGCCCAGCGACAGCTACCAGCTGATGAAGGGGATGAAGACGCTCGCGCTGCGCATGGAGCGGCATGAGAGCAATGCGCTGACCATTGCCCGGTATCTGCTGGAGCATCCGGCCATCGCTGAAGTCTTCCACCCCGGGCTGCCGGAGCATCCGGGCTATGCCATCCAGAACCGCCAGTCCTCCGGCAATACCGGCATCTTCTCCTTCAAGGTGAAGGATGCCAGATATGTCGAGCCGCTGCTGCGCCATATCCGCCTGATCGCCTTCGCTGAGAGTCTGGGCGGAGTGGAATCGCTCATGACCTACCCGGCGATACAGACCCATGCCGACATTCCGGTGGAGATCCGCGATGCTGTAGGCGTGGATGACCGGCTGCTGCGCTTCTCTGTCGGCATTGAGCATGTGGATGATCTGATCGCAGATCTGGGACAGGCTCTGGAGGCAGCCAGACTTGAACTGGAGAACTAA
- the corA gene encoding magnesium/cobalt transporter CorA: MKIRLVNAGVFTPIDNIEDTLTAPAEGFYWIDADTEDLVELQPLYGLHDLAVEDCLSEEDQRPKLEIYESHYFIVVNSIRFDDEEIFLRALNVFLGRHYIITVTRQKIHELRVLKPVLWEQEVDAPDRFLYLLIDLVVDNYFSVGDRIEARIEKLEEDILMHTKKSHLSEIIGLRSEILWLKKMLGPQKEVINTLNKKDLRLIDDQLQKYFSDIYENAVKISETFETYRDLMGNLREAYQSSIANRANEIMRVFTAITTIFMPLTVITGIYGMNFDNIPEIHTEYGYYGVIAVMVTLGCGMLVIFRKKEWL; the protein is encoded by the coding sequence ATGAAAATCCGGCTGGTGAATGCAGGGGTTTTTACGCCTATTGATAACATTGAAGATACACTTACCGCCCCGGCTGAGGGGTTCTACTGGATTGATGCGGATACAGAGGATCTGGTTGAGCTTCAGCCCTTATACGGCCTGCATGATCTGGCTGTGGAGGACTGCCTCAGCGAAGAGGATCAGCGTCCGAAGCTTGAAATTTATGAGAGCCATTATTTTATCGTTGTGAACAGTATCCGGTTCGATGATGAGGAAATTTTCCTCCGGGCGCTCAACGTGTTCCTGGGCAGACATTACATCATCACCGTAACCCGGCAGAAGATCCATGAGCTGCGCGTGCTGAAGCCCGTGCTATGGGAGCAGGAGGTCGACGCGCCTGACCGGTTCCTGTATCTGCTGATTGACCTTGTGGTCGACAATTATTTCTCGGTCGGTGACCGGATTGAAGCGCGGATTGAGAAGCTGGAGGAGGATATCCTCATGCACACCAAGAAATCGCATCTCAGCGAGATTATCGGTCTGCGCAGTGAAATTCTCTGGCTGAAGAAGATGCTGGGTCCGCAGAAGGAAGTTATCAACACGCTCAACAAAAAGGATCTCCGGCTGATCGACGATCAGCTCCAGAAGTATTTCAGCGATATCTACGAGAATGCGGTCAAAATCTCTGAAACCTTCGAGACGTACCGCGATCTCATGGGCAACTTGCGCGAAGCCTACCAATCGAGTATTGCGAACCGCGCCAATGAAATCATGCGTGTATTTACAGCGATCACTACTATATTCATGCCGCTGACCGTCATTACCGGGATCTATGGTATGAACTTTGATAATATCCCTGAGATCCACACCGAATACGGCTACTATGGCGTCATTGCCGTCATGGTGACGCTCGGCTGCGGAATGCTCGTGATCTTCCGCAAGAAGGAGTGGCTATGA
- a CDS encoding thermonuclease family protein, with product MNKNLFIVFVVIFSLLVANHLESLYPAKYDDADVIATYIFKSEGSDNEIKTDKSSSTFTKKINAKVISVIDGDTFQIKVEDGGAIEEVKLNLIDAPGIQPVQPFGPEAKAFISKLLLGKTIILETDLSVRDEDGRILAFAYYENNIVNQMLLENGLARVKMDQTDKLDQKGVDYLSQFIQVQSQAQEAKLGIWSWS from the coding sequence ATGAATAAAAATTTATTCATAGTATTTGTTGTGATCTTTAGTTTGCTAGTTGCTAATCATCTAGAGAGTCTTTATCCAGCTAAATACGATGACGCAGATGTTATTGCAACTTATATTTTTAAATCTGAAGGCAGTGATAATGAAATTAAAACAGACAAGTCCTCTTCAACCTTCACAAAGAAAATTAACGCAAAGGTAATCTCGGTTATAGATGGTGATACCTTCCAGATTAAAGTGGAGGATGGAGGAGCAATAGAAGAAGTTAAGCTTAATCTGATTGATGCTCCCGGAATACAACCGGTTCAGCCGTTTGGACCGGAGGCTAAAGCTTTTATCAGCAAACTTCTTCTTGGCAAGACCATAATACTGGAGACTGATCTATCAGTGCGGGACGAAGATGGGCGTATACTGGCTTTTGCCTATTATGAGAATAATATAGTTAACCAAATGCTGCTTGAGAATGGACTGGCTAGGGTTAAAATGGATCAGACGGATAAGTTGGACCAAAAGGGCGTCGACTATTTAAGTCAGTTTATACAGGTTCAATCGCAGGCTCAAGAAGCCAAGCTTGGTATATGGAGCTGGAGCTGA